In Nitrospirota bacterium, the following proteins share a genomic window:
- the truD gene encoding tRNA pseudouridine(13) synthase TruD, which translates to MKIKVKSDDFVVEEVLSAHPLSDRGDHVWYKLRKKGLTTPEAVGILARRWSVPPSKFHYAGLKDKYAITTQTLSVEGPSGDGRREKGDDLSAEPLGRSDRPVGPDLLESNRFTVVVRDIPPLETEKIAAAFMEVLNFGFVNYFGEQRFGSARHGHGFLARELLKGEPEKALKLYLATWDRKDRSRLKAFKKHVNENWGDWSACLKSSQRSTERSIIHYLKDHPQDFMGAVNRIPRSLLSIFLSAYQSYLWNETVRRHLSEAFGGEVRLFPFRNEHVHWAFYRIMPDAVFARLEDLNIPLIDKRVVYPDEFMEKTISALLAEEGVERSQFGLKGIRNAFFKSSPRKIVVVPEDFEIDPTATDEVHAGKKKVVLRFSLPPGSYATVLLRRLGA; encoded by the coding sequence ATGAAGATCAAAGTCAAGAGCGATGATTTCGTTGTCGAAGAAGTCCTGTCTGCGCATCCCTTGTCCGATCGGGGCGACCACGTTTGGTACAAGTTGAGAAAGAAGGGCCTGACCACGCCGGAAGCGGTGGGAATCCTGGCGCGGCGATGGAGTGTCCCGCCTTCGAAGTTCCACTACGCGGGACTCAAGGACAAGTATGCGATCACGACTCAGACCCTCTCGGTTGAAGGTCCTTCGGGCGATGGTCGGCGCGAGAAAGGTGACGACCTATCCGCCGAACCGCTGGGCCGGTCGGACCGTCCGGTCGGACCCGACCTGCTCGAATCGAATCGGTTCACGGTGGTGGTGCGGGATATCCCGCCTCTGGAGACTGAAAAGATCGCCGCGGCCTTCATGGAGGTCCTCAATTTCGGGTTTGTAAACTATTTCGGCGAGCAGCGGTTCGGATCGGCGCGCCACGGTCACGGCTTCCTCGCCCGTGAACTGCTGAAAGGGGAACCTGAAAAAGCCCTGAAACTGTACCTGGCGACGTGGGATCGAAAAGACCGCTCGCGTCTCAAAGCGTTCAAGAAGCATGTGAATGAGAACTGGGGGGACTGGTCGGCCTGCCTCAAATCCTCCCAGCGATCGACCGAACGAAGCATCATCCATTACTTGAAGGATCACCCACAAGACTTCATGGGCGCGGTAAATCGCATTCCACGATCACTCCTTTCGATCTTCCTTTCCGCCTATCAAAGCTATCTGTGGAATGAGACCGTGCGGCGCCATCTTTCGGAAGCCTTCGGGGGCGAGGTCCGCCTGTTCCCCTTCCGAAACGAGCATGTCCACTGGGCCTTCTATCGGATCATGCCGGACGCGGTTTTCGCGCGGCTGGAGGACCTCAACATTCCGCTGATCGACAAGCGGGTGGTGTACCCCGACGAGTTCATGGAGAAGACTATTTCCGCGCTTCTGGCGGAAGAGGGAGTGGAGCGGAGTCAGTTTGGGCTGAAAGGTATTCGGAACGCTTTTTTCAAGTCATCTCCCCGGAAGATTGTGGTTGTCCCGGAAGATTTTGAGATCGACCCCACGGCGACGGACGAAGTCCATGCCGGGAAAAAGAAAGTCGTCCTACGCTTCTCGCTCCCTCCGGGCAGCTACGCGACAGTGCTTCTTAGACGGCTGGGGGCGTGA
- the pilQ gene encoding type IV pilus secretin PilQ yields MKRRSSFVARGAWRVARVLGSFLFTFLFTIHDSRLTTYDPHDGGSAARGQEPGAAGSRLATYDFRLTTPPAWAQDEDEEELEELDEVEEPSEPAPSAPSPKAEPSPGGKDKTTEAGETPGGGDEEADEDEELEEVEEDASGRAKTPAPVGLNVDRIDFKKEEGWARIVVTCSAPVTYQTSQIEAKAVALDIQGAMLKPDLQRILDVTAFQSVVHAIVPTQLQGAPNPVVRVLASLMQPAAFQVDAKGRTLLFSFKEPPGGVAPGPAQLAGEINITEESSDRRKVFTGPRISLDFKEIDIDNVLRLLADVTGINIVADDDVQGKITIKLSDVPADQALDVVLETKGLGRVEIGDRIFRIALKTRLAEEMSKKVEAKKAEEKAEPLVTKVVAVNYASAAEFEGLIKDSILTERGKIKVDTRSNTIVVKDVNKAVAEAITLVRRLDIQTPQVLIDTKIVEATTNFLRTVGAQLGATLNLDQARGVAMGPVTAAQVGGAGVTGTTVPSLNNNFLVDFPAGEIGAGRGSGIGLSLGTLGNFATVNFILSALKESGEGRVVASPRVTSLDNKEAMILQGEAIHILTVTAQGSAVQEIEAVLRLRVTPHITTDGSVYLKIKLERNEADFSRLVAGIPNIIRREAEAELLVRNGETVVIGGVHTRIARKAKSGVPILSDIPIIGMLFRNSQRRESSDELVMFLTPRVLNLQNIEAVETIAEQSEEEALKEMKKDVSMAR; encoded by the coding sequence ATGAAGCGGCGAAGTAGCTTCGTGGCGCGAGGCGCGTGGCGCGTGGCGCGGGTCCTGGGGTCTTTTCTTTTTACATTCTTATTCACGATTCACGATTCACGACTCACGACTTACGACCCCCACGATGGGGGAAGTGCCGCGAGAGGGCAGGAGCCCGGAGCGGCCGGCTCACGACTTGCGACTTACGACTTCCGACTCACGACCCCCCCCGCCTGGGCCCAGGACGAAGATGAGGAGGAACTGGAGGAATTGGACGAGGTGGAAGAGCCTTCCGAACCTGCTCCATCGGCCCCTTCGCCCAAAGCGGAGCCCTCGCCTGGCGGCAAAGACAAGACGACGGAGGCCGGTGAAACTCCGGGCGGCGGTGATGAGGAGGCCGATGAGGACGAGGAGTTGGAGGAAGTCGAGGAGGATGCCTCCGGTCGGGCGAAAACGCCCGCTCCGGTCGGATTGAACGTGGACAGGATTGACTTCAAGAAAGAAGAGGGGTGGGCGCGCATCGTGGTGACCTGCTCGGCCCCCGTCACGTACCAGACGTCCCAGATCGAGGCGAAGGCGGTGGCTCTCGATATCCAGGGAGCGATGCTTAAGCCGGACCTCCAAAGGATTCTTGACGTCACCGCGTTTCAGAGCGTGGTGCATGCCATCGTACCGACTCAATTGCAGGGCGCGCCGAATCCAGTGGTTAGGGTCTTGGCCTCTCTGATGCAGCCGGCGGCGTTTCAAGTCGATGCGAAGGGAAGAACGCTCCTGTTCTCCTTCAAGGAGCCACCGGGAGGGGTCGCGCCCGGGCCGGCCCAACTGGCCGGGGAGATCAACATCACCGAGGAGTCGTCGGATCGCCGGAAAGTTTTTACGGGTCCCCGGATTTCCCTCGATTTCAAGGAGATCGATATCGACAACGTTCTCCGGCTCCTGGCGGATGTCACCGGGATCAACATTGTGGCCGACGATGACGTGCAGGGGAAAATTACCATCAAGCTGAGCGACGTTCCGGCGGACCAGGCGCTGGATGTGGTGCTCGAGACGAAGGGGCTTGGGCGCGTGGAGATCGGCGATCGAATCTTCCGGATCGCGCTAAAGACGCGTCTCGCGGAGGAGATGTCGAAGAAGGTGGAGGCCAAGAAAGCGGAAGAGAAGGCGGAGCCGTTGGTGACGAAAGTAGTGGCGGTGAATTATGCTTCGGCAGCTGAATTCGAAGGATTGATCAAGGACTCCATCCTGACGGAACGCGGCAAGATCAAGGTCGACACTCGTTCCAACACGATTGTCGTCAAGGATGTGAACAAGGCCGTCGCCGAGGCGATCACCCTTGTTCGTCGGCTGGACATCCAGACCCCCCAAGTGCTGATCGACACCAAGATTGTCGAGGCGACCACCAATTTCCTTCGCACCGTCGGCGCCCAACTGGGCGCCACTTTGAATCTGGATCAGGCGCGGGGGGTGGCGATGGGTCCGGTAACGGCGGCTCAAGTGGGAGGCGCGGGGGTGACTGGGACGACGGTCCCTTCCCTGAACAACAACTTTCTGGTGGACTTTCCGGCTGGAGAAATCGGCGCCGGTCGGGGCAGTGGGATAGGGCTTTCGCTGGGCACACTGGGAAACTTTGCCACGGTCAACTTCATTCTGTCGGCACTGAAGGAATCGGGTGAAGGCAGGGTCGTGGCCAGCCCTCGCGTGACCAGCCTGGACAACAAGGAGGCCATGATTCTTCAGGGCGAAGCGATCCATATCTTGACCGTGACGGCCCAAGGCTCCGCCGTGCAGGAAATCGAGGCGGTGCTCCGTCTTAGGGTCACACCCCACATCACAACGGATGGAAGTGTTTATCTCAAGATCAAGCTGGAACGGAACGAAGCCGATTTCAGTCGACTGGTGGCGGGAATCCCCAACATCATCAGGCGTGAGGCCGAAGCGGAGCTTCTCGTCCGGAACGGCGAAACGGTGGTCATAGGGGGTGTACATACGCGGATCGCGCGGAAGGCGAAATCCGGCGTCCCCATCTTGTCCGACATTCCAATCATCGGTATGCTGTTTAGAAACAGTCAGAGAAGGGAGTCGTCGGATGAACTGGTGATGTTCCTGACTCCGCGAGTGCTCAATTTGCAGAATATCGAAGCTGTCGAGACCATCGCCGAGCAGTCGGAAGAGGAGGCACTGAAGGAAATGAAGAAAGACGTCAGCATGGCCAGATAG
- the pilM gene encoding type IV pilus assembly protein PilM, with protein MVGLDIGSSAIKLVQVTSKRDGYDLQNLSTVSVPSKAIVDEALMNFSALGEAVGTLVKDKAVKARKAACSISGNAVIAKVVTMPAMGKAEMDEQIQWEAEQHIPFSIQDVNLDYQILARREGEMSILLVAAKKEILADYEKVVAEAGLELSVVDIDALAMFNCFYANHYLANKAEFAHGLVALVNVGASMTNILMVRDGVPTFLRDVPTGGNIVTTEIQKGLQLSFEEAEAVKTGQTPVQAAQQSRLDQVLSSALSGIVGEIQRTADFYLGTAGEETIGRYLVTGGTTRAPGMFDLLREKLGVEVEPLNPFQRVHADNARFSHEVLDGLAAVSSIGLGLALRQSQDAFKK; from the coding sequence ATGGTAGGTCTCGACATCGGATCGTCGGCCATCAAGCTCGTTCAGGTTACTTCGAAGCGCGACGGTTACGATCTCCAGAACCTGTCCACGGTTTCGGTCCCTTCCAAAGCGATTGTCGACGAGGCGCTGATGAACTTCTCCGCCTTGGGCGAGGCCGTGGGAACCTTGGTGAAAGACAAGGCGGTGAAGGCCAGGAAGGCCGCCTGTTCCATTTCGGGGAACGCCGTGATCGCCAAGGTGGTGACCATGCCGGCCATGGGAAAGGCCGAAATGGACGAGCAGATCCAGTGGGAGGCCGAGCAGCACATTCCGTTCAGCATACAGGATGTCAATCTTGACTATCAGATCCTGGCGCGCCGGGAGGGTGAGATGTCCATCCTTCTCGTGGCCGCGAAGAAGGAGATCCTGGCCGACTATGAGAAAGTCGTCGCCGAGGCGGGATTGGAGCTGAGCGTGGTGGATATCGACGCGCTGGCCATGTTCAATTGCTTCTACGCCAATCACTACCTGGCGAACAAGGCGGAGTTCGCCCACGGACTGGTGGCCCTCGTGAACGTGGGGGCGTCGATGACGAACATCCTGATGGTGCGGGACGGCGTACCGACGTTTCTTCGGGACGTGCCCACCGGCGGCAACATCGTGACGACGGAAATTCAGAAGGGCCTCCAGCTCAGTTTCGAGGAGGCGGAAGCGGTGAAGACGGGGCAGACGCCCGTCCAGGCGGCCCAGCAGAGCCGGCTCGATCAGGTTTTGTCCTCGGCGCTTTCGGGCATCGTGGGCGAAATTCAGCGGACGGCCGATTTCTACCTTGGCACGGCCGGGGAGGAAACCATCGGGCGCTACCTCGTGACCGGCGGAACCACCCGCGCGCCGGGGATGTTCGATCTTCTCCGTGAAAAGCTGGGGGTTGAGGTCGAGCCCCTCAATCCCTTCCAACGGGTCCACGCGGACAACGCGAGATTTTCCCACGAGGTGCTGGATGGGCTTGCCGCGGTCAGTTCCATCGGCCTCGGTCTGGCCCTCCGCCAGTCCCAGGACGCATTCAAGAAGTAA
- a CDS encoding four helix bundle protein, giving the protein MKDIEESEVFKRAHTLVLEVYRLTERFPNREMFGISSQLRRAALSVTSNLVEGSQRMNQAEYRHFVSLSKGSAAEARYQTRVAYELGYLLEKDFRELSASYERVIRMLRGLYASLDGKRPSRNQEPGPLLPTRNQELGTRNSGAFTLLEVIVALVLMAVLAGIAISRMSGSSRVKLEQAARMMSHDLNFARDWAMTHATSVRVIFDRSTEIYGASYWSVDAGAGAGAWEWISSYSLGSALTVDMDEQFEGVDIADFFIDGASVPTANPPDGVGYTSFALSSLGTPRHAYNGTPLTSMNRVTLSFGSYTEYVSIQPYSGYIYVCSQ; this is encoded by the coding sequence ATGAAAGACATCGAAGAATCGGAAGTTTTCAAGCGGGCTCACACGCTCGTCCTTGAAGTGTACCGACTGACCGAGCGGTTCCCAAACCGGGAAATGTTCGGCATCTCCTCTCAACTGCGGAGGGCCGCCCTCTCCGTGACTTCCAATCTGGTTGAGGGATCACAACGGATGAACCAAGCGGAGTACCGCCACTTTGTGAGCCTCAGCAAGGGATCGGCCGCGGAGGCCCGATACCAAACGCGTGTGGCCTACGAACTTGGGTATCTTTTGGAAAAGGATTTCAGAGAACTGTCCGCTTCCTACGAAAGAGTCATCCGCATGCTCAGGGGTCTCTACGCGTCGCTCGATGGAAAGCGGCCTTCCAGGAACCAGGAACCAGGGCCTCTCTTGCCCACTAGGAACCAGGAACTAGGAACTAGGAACTCCGGAGCGTTTACGCTCTTGGAAGTCATCGTCGCCCTCGTCCTCATGGCGGTGCTGGCGGGTATTGCCATCAGCCGGATGTCGGGGTCGAGCCGGGTGAAACTGGAGCAGGCGGCGCGAATGATGTCGCACGACCTGAACTTCGCGCGCGACTGGGCCATGACGCACGCGACATCCGTGCGGGTGATCTTCGACCGGTCGACGGAAATCTACGGCGCGTCGTACTGGAGCGTGGATGCCGGCGCGGGAGCCGGCGCCTGGGAATGGATCTCGTCCTACAGCCTCGGGAGCGCCTTGACGGTGGATATGGACGAACAGTTCGAAGGGGTGGACATCGCGGACTTCTTCATCGACGGCGCTTCGGTTCCGACGGCCAATCCTCCGGACGGCGTGGGCTACACCAGCTTTGCGCTCAGCAGCCTCGGAACGCCGCGGCATGCGTACAACGGGACGCCCCTGACGTCCATGAATCGAGTTACGCTTTCCTTTGGAAGCTACACCGAGTACGTGTCGATCCAGCCGTACTCCGGCTACATCTACGTCTGCTCGCAATAG
- the lysA gene encoding diaminopimelate decarboxylase: MTPYLTYRKADLHLEGVSLAVLAARFGTPLYVYSRSELIDRYQGLKEADAKDRAIVCYSVKANSNLAILRTFRELGAGFDVTSAGELFLALKTAQTEAGGARCPLVFSGAGKTRSEIEFALRNDILMINAESEAELDVIEQTAAAIGRRAPISFRVNPNVDPKTHPYIATGLKKHKFGVPWKRALPLYRKAQGMPHVQVVGISCHIGSQMVTLAPVQDALRRVLDLVHELGKGGIRIQYVDAGGGLGIRYRKEAPPSPALYIQTLLQGLISKDLKLIVEPGRSLVGNSGVLLTRALYRKENEGKRFVIVDAAMTDLIRPTLYDAHHEILPVRKQARGTEKVDVVGPVCESGDFIARDRRLPRVEANDLLAVLSAGAYGYAMSSNYNGRLRPAEVMVEEDRVEIIRPRQTFEALL; encoded by the coding sequence GTGACCCCGTATCTCACCTACAGGAAGGCCGATCTACACCTCGAGGGCGTCTCCCTGGCCGTCTTGGCCGCGCGGTTCGGCACGCCTCTCTACGTGTACAGCCGGAGCGAGTTGATCGACCGCTACCAGGGCCTCAAGGAGGCGGATGCGAAGGATCGAGCGATCGTGTGTTACTCCGTGAAGGCCAATTCGAACCTGGCCATTCTCCGGACCTTCCGCGAACTGGGAGCCGGTTTCGATGTGACTTCCGCCGGCGAGCTTTTCCTGGCGCTCAAGACGGCCCAGACCGAGGCCGGGGGCGCCCGATGTCCGCTCGTTTTTTCCGGGGCGGGCAAGACGAGATCGGAGATCGAATTCGCCCTGCGGAACGACATTCTCATGATCAATGCGGAATCCGAGGCGGAACTTGACGTGATCGAACAAACCGCCGCGGCCATCGGGCGCCGCGCGCCGATATCGTTCCGCGTCAATCCCAATGTCGATCCCAAGACGCACCCCTACATCGCCACGGGGCTCAAGAAACACAAGTTCGGTGTTCCGTGGAAACGGGCCCTTCCCCTCTATCGCAAGGCCCAAGGAATGCCCCATGTCCAGGTAGTAGGAATCTCCTGCCACATCGGGTCGCAGATGGTGACCCTCGCCCCCGTTCAGGACGCCCTCCGCCGTGTGCTCGATCTCGTCCATGAACTCGGAAAGGGCGGCATCCGCATTCAATACGTGGACGCCGGCGGGGGTCTCGGGATCCGCTACCGGAAGGAGGCTCCCCCCTCCCCGGCTCTATACATTCAGACGCTACTTCAGGGACTTATAAGTAAAGACCTTAAGTTGATTGTCGAGCCGGGCAGGAGCCTTGTGGGCAACTCGGGTGTTCTCCTCACGCGGGCTCTCTACCGCAAGGAAAACGAAGGCAAGCGGTTCGTGATTGTGGACGCCGCGATGACCGATCTGATCCGCCCCACGCTGTACGATGCCCACCATGAGATCCTCCCCGTACGCAAGCAGGCCAGGGGAACGGAAAAGGTTGACGTGGTGGGTCCGGTCTGCGAATCGGGCGATTTCATCGCGCGCGACCGGCGGTTGCCCCGAGTGGAGGCGAACGACCTCCTGGCGGTCCTTTCGGCAGGCGCCTACGGGTATGCCATGTCGTCCAACTACAACGGCCGGCTGAGGCCCGCCGAGGTGATGGTGGAGGAGGACCGGGTGGAGATCATCCGACCCAGGCAGACGTTTGAGGCGCTGCTCTGA
- the aroC gene encoding chorismate synthase: protein MLRYLTAGESHGPQVTAILEGLPAGLRLSREDIDAQLTRRQGGYGRGGRMKIETDRVDMVSGLRFGETLGGPLTMVVRNKDWENWKREMDPFEGPPESHKPFTRPRPGHADLVGGLKYAHEDLRNVLERASARETTARVAVGAVCRRLLHEFGIRFLSYVREIGGITVETGDLPFDEKSDLSDRSDLRVFDPDAEARMKKKIDEARKRGETLGGVFEVVGLGIPPGLGSFVQWDRKLDGRLARALMSIQAIKGVEVGIGFEAARLPGSEAHDEIFYEKASTWGFYRKTNRAGGLEGGMTTGDALVVRAAMKPLSTLMKPLQSVDIRTKEPFIAQVERSDVCAVPAAGVVGEAVVAFEICEVFLEKFGGDSLEETRRNYEGYVRQVKER, encoded by the coding sequence ATGTTGCGATATCTGACCGCCGGCGAATCCCACGGCCCTCAGGTGACGGCCATTCTGGAGGGGCTCCCCGCGGGACTGCGCCTTTCGCGGGAGGATATCGATGCGCAGTTGACTCGGAGGCAGGGAGGGTACGGTCGGGGGGGCAGGATGAAAATCGAAACCGATCGCGTCGACATGGTTTCCGGCCTCCGGTTCGGAGAAACCCTCGGCGGCCCGCTCACCATGGTCGTACGCAATAAGGATTGGGAGAACTGGAAAAGGGAGATGGACCCCTTCGAGGGCCCGCCTGAGAGTCACAAGCCGTTCACCCGGCCAAGGCCGGGGCACGCGGATCTGGTCGGCGGCCTCAAGTATGCTCATGAAGACCTTCGAAACGTGCTGGAGAGGGCCTCGGCCAGGGAGACAACCGCTCGCGTGGCCGTGGGCGCGGTATGCCGGCGGCTGCTTCACGAATTCGGCATCCGGTTCCTGAGCTATGTACGCGAAATCGGCGGGATAACCGTTGAGACCGGCGACCTGCCCTTTGATGAAAAGTCCGATCTGTCCGATCGATCGGATCTCCGTGTCTTCGACCCCGATGCCGAGGCGCGCATGAAAAAGAAAATCGACGAGGCACGAAAACGAGGTGAAACGCTCGGAGGGGTTTTCGAAGTTGTCGGCTTGGGAATCCCGCCGGGGCTGGGGAGTTTCGTCCAATGGGACCGGAAGCTGGACGGCCGGTTGGCCCGGGCACTCATGAGCATCCAGGCCATCAAGGGTGTGGAAGTGGGAATAGGATTCGAGGCGGCTCGCTTGCCGGGTTCGGAAGCCCACGACGAAATCTTCTATGAGAAGGCTTCGACATGGGGATTCTATCGGAAGACGAACCGAGCGGGTGGTCTTGAAGGGGGCATGACCACCGGCGATGCGCTGGTTGTCCGAGCAGCCATGAAACCTCTATCAACCCTGATGAAGCCGCTTCAGAGTGTGGACATTCGAACGAAGGAGCCGTTCATCGCTCAAGTCGAGCGGTCGGATGTGTGTGCGGTCCCGGCTGCCGGTGTGGTGGGCGAGGCGGTGGTTGCTTTCGAAATTTGCGAAG
- a CDS encoding PilN domain-containing protein, protein MMIKINLLPYRVIKRKTEVRYVVLVLLVSLMAAGGLMVMLESWVVVRARGLQKEIVLAEAEEARLAKIRVEVDEFKRVEADLQQRLNVLTQLRQSRTGPARFLDDLAASTPERLWVEQFSESEIAPPPPPAPPPGQAEGQAQQAPPPPPPQRIFHVQGKTIDYKSIAEFMINLKNSESFEEVELEEVQEEQQDKGGKYLKFSLRGVIVKVSAEL, encoded by the coding sequence ATGATGATCAAGATCAACCTTCTTCCCTACCGCGTGATCAAGCGGAAGACGGAGGTCCGCTATGTGGTCCTTGTCCTGCTCGTTTCCTTGATGGCGGCGGGTGGACTCATGGTCATGTTGGAGTCGTGGGTGGTGGTCCGCGCCCGGGGCCTCCAGAAGGAGATCGTTCTTGCGGAGGCGGAAGAGGCCCGGCTGGCGAAAATCCGGGTGGAGGTCGATGAATTCAAACGCGTGGAGGCGGATCTCCAGCAAAGACTGAACGTACTGACTCAATTGCGGCAGAGCCGCACCGGCCCCGCCCGCTTCCTCGACGATCTGGCCGCCAGCACGCCGGAGCGACTTTGGGTGGAGCAATTCTCGGAGTCGGAAATCGCGCCGCCCCCTCCGCCGGCACCCCCTCCAGGACAAGCGGAGGGTCAGGCCCAGCAAGCACCACCGCCCCCGCCGCCTCAACGGATTTTCCACGTGCAGGGCAAAACGATCGATTACAAGTCCATCGCGGAATTCATGATCAACTTGAAGAACAGCGAATCGTTCGAGGAAGTGGAGTTGGAGGAGGTCCAGGAGGAGCAGCAGGACAAGGGCGGGAAGTATCTCAAGTTCTCTCTCCGGGGCGTGATCGTGAAAGTGAGCGCGGAGCTGTAG
- the pilO gene encoding type 4a pilus biogenesis protein PilO: MAAKVDLRVQFFRLPGPARYGLAASVSVIAFAIFYFSVFMGQQGKIRNLQAVLAQKQQANLMNRHVEQELPRLKQVVKDLEAQINAGLAELPNEKEVPQLIKDLENLALKLRMKVFYMKLQNEVAKGFYAEVPVEVKIRGAYHNTAIFFDEISRFARIISMTNIQIGQVTKDKEGSPLVTTSCQATTFRYLPSTLPQAPGTPSGAGGGDPTPSAGKHDSGSQEL; encoded by the coding sequence GTGGCGGCCAAGGTCGATCTTCGGGTGCAGTTTTTTCGCCTGCCCGGTCCGGCTCGGTATGGTTTGGCGGCTTCGGTATCGGTGATCGCCTTCGCCATTTTCTACTTTTCCGTTTTCATGGGTCAGCAGGGGAAGATACGCAACCTCCAGGCGGTGCTCGCTCAGAAGCAGCAGGCGAATCTCATGAACCGGCATGTCGAGCAGGAGCTTCCCCGGCTCAAACAGGTGGTCAAGGATCTGGAGGCGCAGATCAATGCAGGGCTGGCCGAGCTTCCCAACGAGAAGGAAGTTCCTCAATTGATTAAGGACCTCGAGAATCTGGCGCTCAAGCTCCGCATGAAGGTCTTTTACATGAAACTTCAGAATGAAGTGGCGAAAGGATTCTATGCGGAGGTCCCCGTGGAGGTGAAGATCCGCGGCGCCTATCACAACACGGCAATCTTCTTCGACGAGATCAGCCGGTTTGCCAGAATCATCAGCATGACGAACATTCAGATCGGGCAGGTGACGAAGGACAAGGAAGGGAGTCCGCTCGTCACGACGTCTTGCCAGGCCACGACGTTTCGGTATCTGCCAAGCACCTTGCCCCAGGCGCCGGGTACGCCTTCAGGCGCGGGAGGGGGCGACCCAACTCCGAGTGCAGGGAAGCACGACAGTGGCTCACAAGAGTTATAG